TGGTGCCAGACAAACTCTCCCTGAAACTTAACCAGCTTCACCTGTTGTCCATTGAGTTCTCCTACGATTTTAGGATTCCAATAGTCTGAAAATTGCTCAAATTTCTCAGTTAGATTAATTACTGTGCTATCCATCAATCTACTCCTTGGATGTTCTCCATTAAAATTTTAGGGGTGTGAAGGTGATGGGAAACCCAACCATTAGCCAGCGACTAGAACATCTTTAACGATGTCTGGAACCTGTTGAATCTGTTCTCGGCTCACCATCAAATGGGTGACAGCTCTAATGGAATAGGTTCCAGTAGCCAGTACCAAAACACCTTTCTCTCTGAGCTTTTCAACGAGCATTGAAGCCGGAATCGATAGGGTTTTGAATTGTATGATATTAGTTTGAATTGCTGCTGGATTAATCTCAATACCCGGAACGGTTTGTAGGCTCTCGGCGAGGAGGCGAGCATTGTCGTGATCGTCTTGTAATCGCTCTCGATGATGTTTGAGGGCATACAAGGCTCCAGCGGCGAGAATACCAGCCTGACGCATGGCTCCGCCAAACATCTTGCGAAACCGCCGCGATCGCGCAATAAATTCGTTAGAACCTACCAGAGCTGAACCCACAGGTGCGCCTAATCCTTTAGAAAAGCAGACACTGACGGAATCAAATGAGCGAGCATAATCTCCTTCAGAAATGCCCGTAGCAATGCAGGCATTCCACAATCGTGCGCCATCGAGATGTAATTGCAATCCCTGCTCTTGGCATACATGGGCGATCGCCTTAATATCTTCAAGAGGATAAATATGTCCGCCCCCTCGATTGTGAGTATTTTCCAGGCAAACCAGTTTCGTTCTGGGAAAATGATCGTCAATGGGACGCAGTACTGCCTTGAGATCGTCGGCGGTAAATATACCGCGATCGCCATTAATCAGACGACACATCACGCCTGAGAGTGCTGCTGGCGCACCTCCTTCGTAATAATAGAGGTGGGCATTTGCATCAAAAATGACTTCATCACCCGGTTCTGTATGGGCGCGCAGAGCCACCTGGTTAGTCATTGTACCTGAAGGCATGAAGACAGCCGCCTCTTTACCGAGTAACTCTGCCACGTAAGATTCTAGGGCTTGCACTGTTGGATCGTCACCCAACACATCATCACCCACCTGGGCATTGGCGATCGCCTGTCGCATTTCAGGTGTGGGCTGGGTTACTGTATCGCTTCTTAAGTCAATCATCATAAGCTTTAGGGAAAATGTTAGGGTTTACTCAGAAGTTTTTTTACGTGCTACGGCGCTTCGCGCTAGGCAAACAGGGATTGCATCACTTGCATGAACAGAATATTATTGATGATGAACTATAGTAGATCTAAATAAGAATAGAACAACAC
This is a stretch of genomic DNA from Roseofilum reptotaenium CS-1145. It encodes these proteins:
- the ltaE gene encoding low-specificity L-threonine aldolase, whose amino-acid sequence is MMIDLRSDTVTQPTPEMRQAIANAQVGDDVLGDDPTVQALESYVAELLGKEAAVFMPSGTMTNQVALRAHTEPGDEVIFDANAHLYYYEGGAPAALSGVMCRLINGDRGIFTADDLKAVLRPIDDHFPRTKLVCLENTHNRGGGHIYPLEDIKAIAHVCQEQGLQLHLDGARLWNACIATGISEGDYARSFDSVSVCFSKGLGAPVGSALVGSNEFIARSRRFRKMFGGAMRQAGILAAGALYALKHHRERLQDDHDNARLLAESLQTVPGIEINPAAIQTNIIQFKTLSIPASMLVEKLREKGVLVLATGTYSIRAVTHLMVSREQIQQVPDIVKDVLVAG